The Aspergillus oryzae RIB40 DNA, chromosome 5 genome segment CTGGCGGGGTTTAATACATCTTAGGCAATACCGATAAGTCTTGAACACATAGCCCCCTTGTGCAACATGATGACCAGGCAACAATCATCAAGTATCTACTTCTACCCGGCAAGTGAACCACTACTCGCGGAGTTGCCCGCCTTGAGTTGGACACAAGCTTTTATCGCGTTTCAGCCTATATCTAGAGAGCTACTACATAATTAAATTCGTACATGAAACCATCAAATCGGAACCGCGAGCGGATCCGGCTTTTAATCGTTTAAGCCGCGGCAGCCAAATTTCGGATGTTCGCTACTGTGGGCCTCAACGGAAGAAATAAACCCGCGGGATCCGAATAACCGTCGAGGATACGCAATCTTGCCTTGGTATGCCCATGGTAAAGTCTAAATCtagcaagaagaaggacagcCTGCTTTAAATCGGCTGTTGGATTCCTGTTTCGCGGACCAAACCTAGCGCTGGGCTTCGTACACCAGCACGCAACTCGACGTTTTTTCTGCCACATATTCTTGGTGAACAAAGACATATCTTATTCAATCATGGTACCCATACCTTCACATCCCGCAATCTTGGTCGAAGCCGAGACCTTCGATGATTTTGGTGGCTGGACCATGGACTCCCAGTTTGATCTGGAGATGGGCTCACCCTATCTCCTGGCCCATGGGAATGGGGTGCCTGTTGCAGATGCCACAACGGTCATTCATACTTCACCAGGTCTATATTATGTGTGGGTGCGCGCCAAGGACTGGGTTCCAGGCCACCACCCTGGGAGGTTTAGTCTGATGGTTAACGGCAAACCACTTGATCGTGAGTTTGGTGCAAATGACAAGGACTGGTCATGGGAATATGGAGGCGCTGTGTCACTCGAAGACAAAACAAGACTCACATTACACGACTTGACTGGGTTTTGCGCGCGCTGTGATGCTATCTTCCTCAGTCAGGAAGCTGACGCCCCTCCACCCGAGGCAGGACGAGCATGGAGGCGAGCTCTTCGGGGGCTTCCTCGGGAACCAGTTGAGATTGGCCATTTTGACGTGGTTatcgttggtggtggtatcgTTGGGTCTGCCGCTGCGCTGGTATCTGCGCGTTTAGGGGACCGCGTGGCGCTTCTCCATAACCGACCTGTACTGGGCGGGAATGGCAGTGTCGAGATTGGTCTTCGACCTCGTGGTGTAACTGGACCTTTGATTGACGAAATATCTCAACGACACCCGAATGGAGACCTCTACGCCGAAAACCTGCTAAGAGCCGAACCAACCGCGAGTTTGTTCTTGGAGCACACTGTCTACAATACTACAACTGACGCGATTCATAGTGGCGCGTTAAGCACTGTCGACAACCCGACTGTTAGCGGCTCGCGCATCCTTTCCGTCGATGCTCGTGATGCGCGAACTGGGAGAGAGATCCGCCTCGCTGCAACCTCGTTCATTGATTGCTCAGGAAAATGCATACTCGGTCTGTTGTCGGGAGCAGAAACTCTCTTCGGTCAAGAATCAAAGTCTGAGTACGGCGAAAGCCTTGCACCGACAGTAGGCGATGATTACACACATCATGGCAATacactcttcttccgcaCAAGAATGGCAGATTCTCCCATCTCATTCCCAAAGCTTCCATGGGCAACTGAGGTGGCAAAGGACTTCTCCAATCTTAGTGGCCAGCTCGTAAAGCCTGGGATCGAGAACGGCCCAGGCCCTGTTGTGGCGCCTTCAAATGGCAACGCTGACATTTCAGTGAGGGGCCGAATGAAGGGACCATTGACTCATTTTTGGGAGTATGGCCAGCGACTGGATCCTTACACCCATGGTGAACATATTCGCGACCATCTCCTCAGGGCCATCTACGGTACATTTTCAAACGTTAAGACGGTTTCCAAGTACGCCAATCTCGAGCTAGAATGGGTGGCTTACGTCGCAGCTCAAGGGGAGTTTCGCCGATATAAGGGCGATTATATACTTACTGAGACCGATATTCGCAGTCACAAACAGTTCCCTGACGCTGTAGTGAAGAACGACGGAGCCTTTTGTCTACACTACCCAGGAGACAAGGATGCAAAATATGACTTTCGACTCAAGTACTGGGAGTGGGACGAACGTGACAAAAAGCCCTATGATGTGCCCTTCCGGTGCCTCTACTCAACGAACATTTCAAACTTGATGATGGCGGGCAAACATATAAGCGTCACGCATATCGCCGGTTCGAACACGAAGTTTATGGGCAATGGGGCCCAGCATGCTATTGCGACCGCGGCAGCAGCCCATCTGTGTAAGAGACACAATACAACACCCCGTAAAATGCAAGACTATTTGCCCGAACTCAAGCAGTTGTGTATCCAAATGACCGGTCTAGGTGATACAAATACCAAGAACGGCGGGGTGAAATCTATATCTAAGCTCTGATAGCAACAATCCTGGTCCACCTTAGATAGATGCTCTGGCTTTTGATTATCTATAACGCTGGCCAATTGATAATATCCTGTGTATTAAATTGAAGAGTGGTCGAATGCGAGAGGAGGTTAATACGCATGGCTTGCAGTGAAGTGGCTACTAAATAATGGTAGTTGTTTTGGATTCACGCGAGTTTGCCGGCGGCTGGACTTCGAAGAGCAACCAGAATATTAAGAATAAGAGGTAGCGATGCCCCGATAAGACAGAAAGTATAGTAATAGGAGAAATATTTAATCAGTTGCCTGAACTTGACATTTTTTTGCATGATCCTAACCCATTCCCGCGGCCGATGTTGATTTGTTTAGATCGTGCCATTTTGCTGTACGAAACGGATTGGCGGTCTAGAAGTGAATGAATTCTGCGTGGAGCTTCGGACGAAGCTGGTATGTagaccaagaccaagcaCTTCTTGACGgcttgtatgtatgttaATTGAGAATCACATGAAATGCAAGTGAAACATACAGGAAGCACTTTGGTCTTAAAGCCGGTTAGACCAGAGATAAATTATTGGTGGGATTAGTGTCTCGCGTTCGCTAAGAGCACCCGGCCGGCTGTTGAGCTGGTTAACAAGCAGCCATAACGCTATGTAAAGCGAAAAATCATGGTGGCTCATCTTGATTAGTGTGCCGCCTCAAGCTAATCGAGATATGCTTTTACGCAACAGGCCAGCAGAAAGTGCTCACCCTCCGAGAGTGAGCATCTTCAGTAGTGACCACAGTTCCATACCCTTAATAACCCTTACTCGGAGCTTTTAATTCACATCAAAGGTAtccaaagaatcaaagaaagaagagtgTTTCTCCTTCGCGCTATTAATCATAGTTTTTTACCCGCAGCGCC includes the following:
- a CDS encoding FAD-dependent oxidoreductase (predicted protein), whose product is MVPIPSHPAILVEAETFDDFGGWTMDSQFDLEMGSPYLLAHGNGVPVADATTVIHTSPGLYYVWVRAKDWVPGHHPGRFSLMVNGKPLDREFGANDKDWSWEYGGAVSLEDKTRLTLHDLTGFCARCDAIFLSQEADAPPPEAGRAWRRALRGLPREPVEIGHFDVVIVGGGIVGSAAALVSARLGDRVALLHNRPVLGGNGSVEIGLRPRGVTGPLIDEISQRHPNGDLYAENLLRAEPTASLFLEHTVYNTTTDAIHSGALSTVDNPTVSGSRILSVDARDARTGREIRLAATSFIDCSGKCILGLLSGAETLFGQESKSEYGESLAPTVGDDYTHHGNTLFFRTRMADSPISFPKLPWATEVAKDFSNLSGQLVKPGIENGPGPVVAPSNGNADISVRGRMKGPLTHFWEYGQRLDPYTHGEHIRDHLLRAIYGTFSNVKTVSKYANLELEWVAYVAAQGEFRRYKGDYILTETDIRSHKQFPDAVVKNDGAFCLHYPGDKDAKYDFRLKYWEWDERDKKPYDVPFRCLYSTNISNLMMAGKHISVTHIAGSNTKFMGNGAQHAIATAAAAHLCKRHNTTPRKMQDYLPELKQLCIQMTGLGDTNTKNGGVKSISKL